A single region of the Epinephelus moara isolate mb chromosome 14, YSFRI_EMoa_1.0, whole genome shotgun sequence genome encodes:
- the ap5s1 gene encoding AP-5 complex subunit sigma-1 yields MVRLFLIHTVCPVSALGTGDSRVLYSRVFGPDEGMLSEQHRELNPEERRLLQKERTAVVARQVRSAVCLSREASGRMLVEAVPGEEALALQEADSGVVRLRAGDPFSEEMSALWLGVQSVGFVLVCEPHENLLLAEGTLRNLTRHCLEHLHMLGQGSEVLLRSNRIDALLSRLLPHGQLLFLNHRFAQSLEKEVVAYMAK; encoded by the exons ATGGTCCGGTTGTTCTTGATCCACACCGTGTGTCCGGTCTCTGCTCTCGGTACCGGGGACAGCCGGGTCCTGTACTCCCGGGTCTTCGGTCCAGATGAGGGCATGTTGTCCGAGCAGCACCGGGAGCTGAACCCGGAGGAGAGGCGGCTCCTGCAGAAGGAGAGGACCGCTGTGGTGGCCAG GCAGGTGCGGAGCGCCGTCTGTCTGTCCCGCGAGGCTTCAGGTCGAATGCTGGTGGAGGCGGTGCCCGGTGAGGAGGCGCTGGCCCTGCAGGAGGCCGACAGCGGAGTGGTGCGTCTGAGAGCCGGTGACCCCTTCTCTGAGGAGATGAGCGCTCTGTGGCTGGGAGTCCAGAGTGTGGGCTTCGTGCTGGTCTGTGAGCCCCACGAGAACCTCCTGCTGGCTGAGGGGACCCTGCGCAACCTGACCCGGCACTGCCTGGAGCACCTGCACATGTTGGGGCAGGGCAGCGAG GTCCTGCTGAGGAGCAACCGCATCGACGCTCTGCTCAGCCGCCTGCTTCCTCACGGCCAGCTCCTCTTCCTCAACCACCGCTTCGCCCAGAGTCTGGAGAAGGAAGTGGTGGCCTACATGGCCAAGTGA